The window AGGCGGAACGACGTGTCCGTCCCCGAGCCCTCGGCGCGACCGATGACGTAGATCTCCTGGTCGGGGCCGCCGATCTCGCTCCAGTTCGTGATTTCGTCCTGGTAGATTTTGCGAACCTCTTCGCCCGTGAGCTGAGTGACGCCAGCCTCGTAGATGTCGCTGCTGACGACGACCGGCTGGCCGTCGCGGCCGACGACGTGGTCGACGACGCGCTGGTTCGCCTGGGACTCGCTCCAGCCGAGTTCGGCCGTGATGGGGCCGGAGGAGTTCCCGATGTCGACGAGCCCGTCCCAGACCGCCTTACAGCCGGTGCCGGAGTGGCTCAGTCCGACGCTCGTCGGGTACGGCGGCGTCGCCGACTTGCCCGTCGGCTCGAAGCCGTAGAGGCTCGCGAAGTAGTCCGCGAGGCGCATGTCGGGGCTTCCGAGTTCCTCCCAGCCGGGGACGGTCGACTCGTCGCTCGACCCCCAGTACTCGCCGTCGGTCGGCGGCGCGTTCGAGTTCCAATACGCACTGCCCGTGTTCGCGATGGGGTACACCGTCGACGACCCCTCCGCGGTCAGCATCGTCGGGCCGCTGCTCTCGGACTGCGTCGCCTGCTGCGTGTTCTGGTTGGCGTTGCCGCTCTCCGGCGCCTCCGTCGGCTCGCCGCTCGAACTCTCCGTCTGACAGCCCGCGAGGCCGGCCGCGCCGACCGCGCCCGTCGCCGCGATGAACTTACGCCGTGATACACCCGCTCCCGTGCCCGTGTCGTCCTGAGGCATCAACTGAGTGGTTGCGGTTTCGTATAAAGACCCTTTATAATAGTATACTGTTCGGGGCCGTACGCCCCCGTACGGCTCCGGACGCTCCGTTCCCGAATTACTCGTACGTCCACCTATATAGCCATACGTCCGCCACAATCGGCGTAAACAGTTGATAGAGAGCGTGTGCGTCGAAAATTATATCCTCGCGCGTCCGCTGGCCTCCAGTATGCGTGAACGCGCGGACACCGAGGGTATCGACGGGCTTGCGGTCGACGCGGCGGTCGACGCGGTCGTCGACGCAGTCGACCGCGATCCGGCCGTCGTTCGGGCGGCGCTCGGCGGTATCGCGGACGAGGACGGCCGCATGACCTGGGACGGCGTGGACGCCGAACTCGCCGAGGCGTCGAAGGTCGTCGCCACCCCGGAGACGCGTGTCGAACTCGCCGCGATGGCGGTCTCGAACGCCCGCGACGCCGCCGCGGACGCCCCCGACCTCGACACCGTGGACGCTCGCGTGGGCACACACGAGAACCGCCTCGCCGCGCTCGAAGCCACCGTCGACGACCTCGGCACGCGCCTTCAGGACATCGCCGAGCAAGCCAGCGACCGCGATGCGCTCGCCGACGTCGCGCTCTCCCTCCACGACCTCCGGGAGGACGCGAGCGCCGCGCAGTGGAACGCCGACGAACTCGCCGACGACGCCGAGTCCTTCGAGGACTGGCTCACCGACCCCGAGACCCGCCGCAGCGAGTTCGCCGCCGACCTCGACGACACCGCGGAGTCGGTGGACGCGCTCGCGTCCGCCGCCGACCGCCTCGAAGACAACGATGCGGACGCGACGACCTGGGCTGGGGCCGCCCTTCAGGCGCGCGTGCTCTCGCTCGTCGTCGCCGACCTCCACGCCGACCTCGGTGACCTCCGGGCGTGGGACGGCGACTACGACGACGAGGCCGACCGCCTCGACGCCCTCGAAGAGCGCCGCGTCGAGGCCGCCGAGCGAATCGACGCGAGCGCGACCGCCGACTGGTGGGACGCGCACGGCGACCGCGTCGAGCGCTTCGAGTCCGGGGTGCGCGATCTCGAACCGCCGATCGACTGGGGGGTCGTGCAGGCGGAACTCGACGCCGCCCGCCCGTGACCCGGCGGGCGTCGCCCCTGCCCGAGACGCTTACGTGCTTGCTGGCCTACGTGTCCACATGAGCGACTACGTCCCCGGGACGTGCAACATCGGCGAGCGCGAGCGCCGCCGCCGCTACCGAGTGGCGTACGCCGCGTTCGCGCTCGCCGCCGCGTACGTCCTCGTCGTCGCCGTGGCGTCCGTCCCCGCGATCCTCGTTATCGGCGCGTTCGCACCGCTCTCGCTCGGCGTCGAGTGGTACGTTCAGGGCCGCGAAGCGTTCTGCGTGCGCCTCGCGTGGCGGGGCGCGTTCTCCTTCGGCGGCGACCGCGGCAGCGTGAGCCGCGTGGATGCGCGGCGACGCGACCGGCGGCACGCCGCCGAACTCACCGTCATCTCCCTCGCCGCCGCGGCTGTCCTCACCGGTCTCGTGTACGCCGCTGTCGCCACGGTTTAGCGCCGTCGGGACGCGACAGCGAGCGCGACCAGCACGCTCACCAGCGCCACGGCGATCCCGAACCCGGGCGTGCTCCCCGTCGGTTCGCCCGCCGCCTGCGTCTCCTCCACCGAGACGGTGAACGCTCGGTCGCCCACCTCGATGGTGTACGCGCCCGGTTCCTCGAGCGTCACCGATGTCTCGAACGACGCGGTCTCGGCGGGGCCGAGCGCGGCCGTCCACGTCTCGACGGTCTCGCCGTCCACGACCACCGGGTACGTCCCGGTCGCCGGATACTCGGCGGGGTTCGACGCCGTCAGGGAGACGCGAACCGCGTCACCCACCGCGGCCGTGGTCGCGTTGACTTCGACGGTCGCGTTCGGCGTCGCCGGCGCACGAACTCGAATCGTCCGCGTCTCGTAGCCGTACGTCAGCGTGTACGCGCCCGGTTCGCTGAACGTCCCGGCGACCGTCACCCGCCGCGTCTCGCCCGGCGGGACGGACACCGCCGCCGTGTCGAGCGTGCGCTCCGGCCCGGTGAGCGCCGCGGCGAACGACCCGGTCGCCCCGCCCTCATTCGTCACCGCGACGGACACGTTCGCGGTCTCGCCCGTCACGAGCGTCGGCGCGCGCCCCGTCGTCGTGTTCCGGTACGGCCCGGTGACGCGCACGCCCTCCGGCGGCACCGACGCGACCAGGCGCGCGACCT is drawn from Salarchaeum sp. JOR-1 and contains these coding sequences:
- a CDS encoding substrate-binding domain-containing protein, producing the protein MPQDDTGTGAGVSRRKFIAATGAVGAAGLAGCQTESSSGEPTEAPESGNANQNTQQATQSESSGPTMLTAEGSSTVYPIANTGSAYWNSNAPPTDGEYWGSSDESTVPGWEELGSPDMRLADYFASLYGFEPTGKSATPPYPTSVGLSHSGTGCKAVWDGLVDIGNSSGPITAELGWSESQANQRVVDHVVGRDGQPVVVSSDIYEAGVTQLTGEEVRKIYQDEITNWSEIGGPDQEIYVIGRAEGSGTDTSFRLNMLGSANAPMPGVNTRFGQNQQVAQAVQQNEGAIAYMALAFTGPQVKPIAINFEGTVYKPDKDAQHTIYDSDYPLNRDLHQYTKITDETPSGTDKREAAFVNMFLTTFGQTLFVEGQNYIPLPTKDIEAQKAKLPEQA
- a CDS encoding halo transducer protein; translation: MRERADTEGIDGLAVDAAVDAVVDAVDRDPAVVRAALGGIADEDGRMTWDGVDAELAEASKVVATPETRVELAAMAVSNARDAAADAPDLDTVDARVGTHENRLAALEATVDDLGTRLQDIAEQASDRDALADVALSLHDLREDASAAQWNADELADDAESFEDWLTDPETRRSEFAADLDDTAESVDALASAADRLEDNDADATTWAGAALQARVLSLVVADLHADLGDLRAWDGDYDDEADRLDALEERRVEAAERIDASATADWWDAHGDRVERFESGVRDLEPPIDWGVVQAELDAARP